A genome region from Blautia coccoides includes the following:
- a CDS encoding galactitol-1-phosphate 5-dehydrogenase, producing MKAVRMYAPGDLRVEEVSIPEIEKDEVLVKVMAVGICGSDIPRANKYGAHVSPIILGHEFGGVIVKKGEEAGNFEIGDHVTATPLIPCYSCHWCREGQYSLCDHYDYYGSRRDGAMAQYIAVKTSNLLKVDRNVPFEDIATVDPCANALHAMFKAGFQPGENVCIFGAGAIGLFAVQYAKIQGAGKIITVDVWDKKLDMAKEEGADYVINSLHTDVIQEVKNATGGIGADVVIDFSGSPAAQKQCIRCARKQGKVVLLGISHQGLALSEEEVDYVMRSEIEIVGSWNSFTKPFPGRDWTESIKLYENGMSAKGIISHRICLDDVPEVFKKIDAGGYFFSKIMIFPNGQEAA from the coding sequence ATGAAAGCAGTTAGAATGTATGCACCGGGGGACTTGAGAGTGGAAGAGGTTTCCATTCCGGAAATAGAAAAGGACGAGGTATTGGTAAAAGTCATGGCTGTGGGAATCTGTGGTTCAGATATCCCGCGGGCGAATAAATATGGGGCACATGTTTCCCCTATTATTCTGGGACATGAGTTTGGTGGTGTTATTGTAAAAAAAGGCGAGGAGGCCGGGAATTTTGAGATAGGGGACCATGTGACCGCTACGCCTTTGATCCCTTGTTATTCCTGCCACTGGTGCAGAGAAGGACAGTATTCCCTGTGTGATCATTATGACTATTACGGCTCCAGGAGAGATGGTGCCATGGCACAGTATATTGCTGTGAAGACAAGTAATCTGCTGAAGGTAGACAGAAATGTTCCTTTTGAAGATATCGCCACAGTGGACCCCTGCGCGAATGCACTTCATGCCATGTTTAAAGCAGGATTTCAGCCGGGAGAAAATGTCTGCATTTTTGGAGCAGGGGCAATTGGTCTCTTTGCTGTGCAGTATGCAAAAATACAGGGAGCGGGAAAGATCATCACAGTGGATGTATGGGACAAGAAGCTGGATATGGCAAAGGAAGAGGGGGCAGACTATGTCATCAACTCCCTGCACACAGATGTCATACAGGAAGTAAAAAATGCCACCGGAGGAATAGGAGCAGACGTGGTGATCGACTTTTCCGGTTCGCCGGCTGCGCAGAAACAGTGTATCCGCTGTGCCAGAAAACAGGGAAAAGTGGTTCTGCTGGGCATTTCCCATCAGGGGCTTGCCTTATCGGAAGAAGAAGTGGATTACGTGATGAGAAGCGAGATTGAGATTGTAGGGTCCTGGAACTCTTTTACCAAGCCGTTCCCGGGAAGGGACTGGACGGAATCCATCAAGCTTTATGAAAACGGCATGTCCGCTAAGGGCATCATCAGCCATAGGATCTGTCTGGATGATGTGCCTGAGGTATTTAAGAAAATTGATGCAGGCGGTTATTTTTTCAGTAAAATCATGATTTTTCCTAACGGACAGGAGGCAGCATGA
- the deoC gene encoding deoxyribose-phosphate aldolase: MTENREILRHIDHTFLKATAEWEEIRKLCEEAVTYGTASVCIPPCYVERVHKSFGNSLDICTVIGFPLGYSTRETKVFEAKDAVSKGAREVDMVINITDLKNGDTKKVTDEIRAVKDAVGNTVLKVIIETCYLTEQEKIAMCRAVTQAGADYIKTSTGFGTKGASIEDIRLFKEYIGENVKIKAAGGIRTREELEAFLSEGCDRIGTSSAVKLLTESTDS, translated from the coding sequence ATGACAGAAAACAGAGAGATTTTAAGACATATTGATCATACCTTTTTAAAGGCCACAGCAGAATGGGAGGAGATTCGGAAGCTGTGTGAAGAGGCAGTTACATATGGAACAGCTTCTGTCTGTATACCTCCCTGCTATGTGGAAAGAGTCCATAAAAGCTTTGGGAACAGTCTGGATATCTGTACGGTCATCGGATTTCCCCTGGGATACAGTACCAGGGAAACCAAGGTATTTGAGGCAAAAGACGCGGTGTCAAAAGGCGCACGGGAAGTGGATATGGTCATCAATATCACAGATTTAAAAAATGGAGACACAAAGAAGGTGACAGATGAGATCCGTGCCGTAAAGGATGCTGTGGGAAATACGGTTTTGAAAGTTATAATTGAAACCTGCTATCTGACAGAACAGGAAAAGATCGCCATGTGCAGAGCAGTTACCCAGGCCGGTGCGGATTATATCAAGACCTCCACAGGATTTGGCACAAAAGGAGCGTCTATTGAGGATATTCGTCTGTTCAAAGAATATATTGGGGAAAATGTAAAAATAAAGGCAGCAGGCGGAATACGGACCCGGGAGGAGCTGGAGGCATTTCTTTCTGAGGGATGTGACAGGATCGGAACGAGTTCAGCGGTAAAACTTCTTACAGAGTCAACAGATTCATGA
- a CDS encoding glycoside hydrolase family 2 protein, whose product MEKINLNQGWKLHDSPLFWEKDKLEAVRSFQEGWLTCDVPADVRMPLIKEGIIKDPVVADHCLESEWVEKRAWWFFKEFEICGLSGKTAELVLEALDTKSDVFINGQYAGSQKSVHYPFVCSAGHMLREGKNEIAVRVSTGLEEVTDEQLSQINWAVCREDDNGGKCRSDYRRAFVRRPQYTVGWDWGPRVVTCGIVGDVYLLCSEKAVIRDVEIKNRLREDKAFLEVTAEVESLSMVSTQNCDIEVKVFYEEQVCAVSVLKDQLLTSGMNYFCVDMEIEHPKLWWPNGYGEQPLYRVSVEMTLDGGRKECREITYGIRSLRLDTSPMEGDKRRFQFYVNDVPVFCKGGDWIPNDSIYARVTDQKIEKLLEEAVNANFNMLRIWGGGLYEREYFYQLCDRKGILVWQDFMFACAAYPDHLDWFCAEVEKELEYQTRRLRNHACIALFCGSNENHWLFNPQDNPQWQVEFTREKPLGLYITNVMAKKIIHANCADIPYWNSSPYGGKLPNDDSCGDVHRWHNGFMSMDMEERIEPVLYDEVHSRFVSEYGCVGPCCVESVNEYMDTDQPERTGRAWEMHCNVFERDSVYAGIRKHYLDNPENLDMEEYSLYGGMFQALVLGYSLEAIRAQMECYGALFWMYNDTWGENGWTIIDYYLRRKISYYAVKRALAPVKLVMRCEKDELVVWGLNDTNTCTEAVGELGYVSFDGTVRKLRPAAFKLPVASRQCVLREKLPKEDYKKGSIMFFAADGPAKSVCLRMGDMRNLEFEKSTIEIVQTKQTGCFTHVTVTSTGYVHGAYAEGNYVCTDNYFDILPGEKKEIQIENPKGQEIHFRQVR is encoded by the coding sequence ATGGAGAAGATAAATCTGAATCAGGGATGGAAACTGCATGATTCCCCTCTTTTCTGGGAAAAAGACAAACTGGAAGCAGTAAGATCATTTCAGGAAGGGTGGCTTACCTGTGATGTACCTGCAGATGTGAGAATGCCTTTGATAAAAGAGGGAATTATCAAAGACCCTGTAGTGGCGGATCATTGTCTGGAATCAGAATGGGTGGAAAAACGTGCATGGTGGTTTTTTAAAGAGTTTGAAATCTGCGGTCTGTCGGGAAAGACCGCAGAGCTGGTTTTGGAAGCTCTGGATACCAAGAGCGATGTTTTTATCAATGGTCAGTATGCAGGCAGTCAGAAAAGTGTGCACTATCCATTTGTCTGCTCTGCAGGACATATGCTGAGAGAGGGGAAAAACGAGATTGCAGTCCGGGTATCCACAGGACTTGAAGAGGTTACGGACGAACAGCTCTCCCAGATCAACTGGGCAGTATGCCGGGAAGATGACAATGGAGGAAAATGCAGAAGTGATTACCGAAGGGCCTTTGTGCGCAGGCCTCAGTACACGGTAGGATGGGACTGGGGGCCGCGGGTGGTTACCTGTGGAATCGTGGGGGATGTATATCTTCTTTGCAGTGAAAAGGCAGTGATCAGGGATGTGGAAATAAAGAACCGGCTTCGGGAAGATAAGGCTTTTTTGGAAGTGACAGCAGAGGTGGAAAGCCTGTCCATGGTTTCTACACAAAATTGTGATATAGAAGTGAAGGTTTTTTACGAAGAGCAGGTTTGTGCAGTATCTGTCCTGAAAGATCAGCTTCTGACTTCCGGCATGAATTATTTTTGTGTGGATATGGAGATAGAACATCCCAAGCTGTGGTGGCCAAATGGATATGGAGAACAGCCCCTGTACCGTGTCTCAGTGGAAATGACTTTGGATGGCGGGAGAAAGGAATGCAGGGAGATAACATATGGCATCCGCTCTCTGAGACTGGACACATCACCTATGGAAGGAGACAAGAGAAGATTCCAGTTCTATGTAAATGATGTACCTGTGTTCTGCAAAGGCGGAGACTGGATCCCAAATGATTCCATTTATGCAAGGGTGACGGACCAGAAGATAGAGAAGCTTTTGGAGGAGGCAGTGAATGCCAATTTTAATATGCTGCGCATCTGGGGCGGAGGACTGTATGAGAGAGAGTATTTCTATCAGCTCTGTGACCGGAAAGGAATTCTGGTATGGCAGGATTTCATGTTTGCCTGTGCCGCTTATCCGGACCATCTGGACTGGTTTTGCGCTGAAGTTGAAAAGGAGCTGGAATACCAGACCAGACGATTGAGAAACCATGCCTGTATAGCTTTATTCTGCGGAAGTAATGAGAACCACTGGCTTTTCAATCCTCAGGATAATCCACAGTGGCAGGTGGAATTTACGAGAGAGAAGCCTTTGGGTTTATATATTACGAATGTAATGGCGAAAAAAATCATACATGCAAATTGTGCGGATATTCCTTATTGGAATAGTTCTCCATATGGAGGGAAACTGCCGAATGATGATTCCTGCGGAGATGTTCACCGGTGGCATAACGGTTTTATGAGCATGGATATGGAGGAGAGGATAGAACCCGTACTGTATGATGAAGTACATTCCAGATTTGTGAGCGAATATGGTTGTGTAGGTCCGTGCTGTGTGGAATCCGTGAATGAGTATATGGACACAGACCAACCGGAAAGAACCGGTAGAGCGTGGGAAATGCATTGTAATGTCTTTGAGCGGGACAGCGTTTACGCTGGGATCCGAAAACATTATCTGGACAATCCCGAGAACCTGGATATGGAAGAATACTCACTCTATGGAGGTATGTTTCAGGCCCTGGTCCTGGGATACTCTCTGGAAGCGATACGGGCACAGATGGAATGCTATGGAGCTTTATTCTGGATGTATAACGACACCTGGGGAGAAAACGGCTGGACCATTATTGATTATTATCTGAGACGGAAAATATCTTATTATGCAGTGAAGCGGGCACTTGCCCCGGTCAAACTGGTCATGCGCTGTGAAAAGGACGAACTGGTCGTATGGGGACTTAACGATACCAATACCTGTACGGAAGCGGTGGGAGAACTGGGATACGTTTCCTTTGACGGAACGGTCCGGAAGCTGCGCCCTGCTGCGTTCAAACTTCCTGTGGCCTCCAGACAATGCGTGCTTCGGGAAAAGCTTCCCAAGGAGGATTATAAAAAAGGCAGTATCATGTTCTTTGCAGCCGATGGTCCGGCAAAGAGTGTATGCCTGAGAATGGGAGATATGCGGAATCTGGAGTTTGAAAAAAGTACCATTGAAATAGTACAGACAAAACAGACAGGCTGTTTTACTCATGTGACCGTGACAAGTACAGGCTATGTCCATGGGGCGTATGCAGAAGGAAATTATGTATGTACAGATAACTATTTTGACATTCTGCCGGGTGAAAAAAAGGAGATTCAGATAGAGAATCCAAAGGGACAGGAGATTCATTTCAGGCAGGTAAGATAA
- the arcC gene encoding carbamate kinase yields MQKQKIVIALGGNALGNTLPEQMAAVKVTSKAIVDLIEEGHQVIVTHGNGPQVGMINNAMAALSREDAAQPNTPLSVCVAMSQAYIGYDLQNALREELLNRGIDNIPVSTMVTQVRVNEDDPAFSNPSKPIGKFLGEEEAKEIAEKYGHIMREDAGRGWRRFVASPKPQEIVEIRAIRSLVDSGEVVIACGGGGIPVTLKGNHLKGASAVIDKDFASCLLAKELDADYLIILTAVEKVAINFGKEDETWLSAISTSEAKKYAKEGQFAPGSMLPKVEAAIDFASSKPGRKALITLLQKAKDGIEGKTGTVVCDKL; encoded by the coding sequence ATGCAGAAACAAAAAATTGTCATCGCCCTGGGCGGCAACGCCCTGGGCAATACCCTTCCGGAACAGATGGCAGCCGTTAAAGTAACATCGAAAGCCATTGTGGACCTGATCGAAGAAGGCCACCAGGTTATCGTCACTCACGGAAACGGCCCGCAGGTGGGTATGATCAACAACGCCATGGCAGCCCTTTCAAGGGAAGATGCAGCACAGCCCAACACTCCGCTTTCTGTCTGTGTTGCCATGAGCCAGGCTTATATCGGATATGATCTGCAGAATGCTCTGCGTGAGGAGCTGCTGAACCGGGGGATTGACAACATCCCGGTATCCACTATGGTCACACAGGTTCGCGTCAATGAGGATGACCCGGCCTTTTCCAATCCTTCCAAACCCATCGGAAAGTTTCTGGGCGAGGAAGAGGCCAAAGAGATCGCTGAAAAATACGGCCACATCATGCGTGAGGACGCAGGCAGAGGCTGGCGCCGCTTCGTCGCCTCCCCGAAACCTCAGGAGATCGTGGAGATCAGAGCGATCCGCTCCCTGGTGGACTCCGGTGAGGTAGTCATAGCCTGCGGCGGCGGCGGAATTCCCGTGACGCTGAAAGGAAATCATTTAAAAGGCGCCAGCGCAGTCATTGACAAAGATTTTGCAAGCTGCCTGCTGGCTAAAGAACTGGACGCTGACTATCTCATCATCCTTACAGCCGTAGAAAAGGTTGCCATCAATTTCGGCAAAGAGGATGAGACCTGGCTGTCAGCCATATCCACCTCTGAGGCAAAAAAATACGCCAAAGAAGGACAGTTCGCACCCGGCTCCATGCTTCCGAAAGTGGAAGCAGCCATTGATTTCGCTTCCTCAAAACCAGGAAGAAAGGCTCTCATCACTCTGCTTCAGAAAGCAAAAGATGGAATTGAGGGCAAGACAGGAACTGTTGTCTGTGACAAACTTTAA
- a CDS encoding xylulokinase codes for MNRQLLMAVDLGTSFIKCGVYDTESICVEEAMEPVKDERPSPGVFIQRGDDLFASVVNCIKVVSEKLGERAQDIAAIAFTGQMSGFMGVGKDWEDITTWSCSLDSRYMPYAKRQMEELKDEFLEISGTNFPQMAPKYEWFKTEYPELSKKIEKYVMISGYVIGRLGELKMEEAVMDRSYASWTGLADIRKDKWSEEICQSIGLKEKYLPKMVESNTICGYLSGRAAREVGLKSGIPLVSGAGDKVAGCLGAANVEAGDIVFEASSYGEISCCVEEYRPDMQEKRLDVLAAAVPGKYYATHFIAGSGITLDWFVNHFVRKEESLKDAFSRIDRAAKAVPAGCDGMMALGLLGGSSMPLIEELKGLFMGFDWSHDAGHFYRALLESFSYDFSLALERVDHHYPEYPWDRVKMIGGGAKSVLWPEMAADITGKTHCTMNRGDVSMWGACILAGNAVGIFDSLEETTKKYVKVSGIYEPGAENCNIYEGRKRLYKAYMQEFPAFYKRLEKYS; via the coding sequence TTGAACAGACAATTACTTATGGCGGTGGATTTGGGAACCAGTTTTATTAAGTGCGGTGTGTATGATACAGAGAGTATCTGTGTGGAAGAGGCCATGGAGCCGGTGAAGGATGAAAGACCCTCACCGGGGGTATTTATCCAGAGAGGCGATGATCTGTTCGCTTCTGTTGTGAACTGTATCAAAGTGGTTTCTGAAAAACTTGGGGAGCGGGCGCAGGATATTGCTGCCATAGCCTTCACAGGACAGATGTCAGGGTTTATGGGAGTGGGGAAGGACTGGGAGGATATTACCACATGGTCCTGTTCCCTGGATTCCCGGTATATGCCATATGCAAAAAGGCAGATGGAGGAACTGAAAGACGAGTTTTTGGAAATCAGCGGGACGAATTTTCCGCAGATGGCACCCAAATATGAATGGTTTAAGACAGAATATCCGGAGCTTTCAAAGAAAATTGAAAAATACGTAATGATCAGCGGCTATGTGATCGGCAGGCTGGGGGAGCTTAAAATGGAGGAGGCTGTAATGGACCGCTCCTATGCCTCCTGGACAGGTCTTGCGGATATCAGGAAGGATAAATGGTCAGAAGAGATATGCCAAAGTATTGGGTTGAAAGAAAAATATTTGCCTAAAATGGTGGAGTCCAATACCATTTGCGGATACTTAAGCGGACGGGCAGCCAGAGAGGTAGGCTTAAAAAGCGGGATACCTCTTGTCTCCGGAGCAGGGGACAAAGTGGCCGGATGTCTGGGTGCGGCCAATGTAGAGGCCGGAGATATTGTGTTTGAGGCATCTTCATATGGGGAAATAAGCTGCTGCGTGGAGGAGTACCGTCCGGATATGCAGGAAAAGCGTCTGGATGTTCTGGCAGCAGCAGTACCCGGAAAATATTACGCCACACATTTTATTGCAGGATCCGGTATTACCCTGGACTGGTTTGTGAATCATTTTGTCAGAAAAGAGGAGTCATTAAAAGATGCCTTCAGCAGAATTGACAGGGCGGCGAAAGCGGTTCCCGCAGGCTGTGACGGCATGATGGCTTTAGGACTTCTGGGCGGCAGTTCCATGCCATTGATCGAAGAACTGAAAGGTCTTTTTATGGGGTTTGACTGGAGCCATGATGCAGGACATTTCTACCGTGCACTTCTGGAGAGTTTTTCTTATGATTTTTCCCTTGCACTGGAACGAGTGGACCATCACTATCCGGAATATCCGTGGGACAGGGTAAAGATGATCGGAGGAGGGGCGAAGTCTGTCCTTTGGCCGGAAATGGCTGCGGATATTACAGGGAAGACCCACTGCACCATGAATAGAGGTGACGTATCCATGTGGGGGGCGTGCATTCTTGCGGGAAACGCAGTTGGGATATTTGACAGCTTGGAGGAGACGACTAAGAAATATGTAAAGGTTTCCGGCATATATGAGCCAGGTGCGGAGAATTGCAATATATATGAGGGCAGAAAGCGTCTGTATAAGGCATATATGCAGGAATTTCCGGCATTTTACAAAAGACTTGAGAAATATTCATGA
- the ygeW gene encoding knotted carbamoyltransferase YgeW: MKTLQDYIDKLNKLNFKEMYENDFFLTWEKTDDELEAVFTLADALRFMRKNNISTKVFESGLGISLFRDNSTRTRFSFASACNLLGLEVQDLDEGKSQIAHGETVRETANMISFMADVIGIRDDMYIGKGNAYMHQVSDAVKEGYEDGILEQRPTLVNLQCDIDHPTQCMADMLHIIHEFGGVENLKGKKLAMTWAYSPSYGKPLSVPQGVIGLMTRFGMDVVLAHPEGYEVMPEVEEVAKKNAEKTGGSFKRTNSMEEAFKDADIVYPKSWAPFAAMEERTDLYGKGDFDGINKLEKELLAQNAQHKDWACTEELMKTTKDGKALYLHCLPADITGLSCESGEVDASVFDRYRTPLYKEASFKPYIIAAMIMLSKFDDPAEILKKLEEREQPRKFK, translated from the coding sequence ATGAAAACATTACAGGATTATATCGATAAATTAAACAAACTGAATTTCAAAGAAATGTACGAAAATGACTTCTTCCTTACCTGGGAGAAAACAGATGACGAGCTGGAGGCTGTATTCACCCTGGCAGACGCTCTGCGTTTTATGCGCAAAAACAATATTTCCACAAAGGTATTTGAGAGCGGCCTGGGCATTTCCCTGTTCCGTGACAATTCCACCCGTACCCGCTTCTCTTTTGCCTCCGCCTGCAACCTGCTGGGCCTGGAGGTACAGGATCTGGATGAAGGCAAATCCCAGATCGCCCACGGGGAAACCGTGCGTGAGACTGCCAACATGATCTCCTTCATGGCAGACGTTATCGGTATCCGTGATGATATGTATATCGGAAAAGGAAATGCTTACATGCACCAGGTTTCCGACGCTGTCAAAGAAGGCTATGAGGACGGCATTTTAGAACAGCGCCCCACACTTGTGAACCTGCAGTGCGACATTGACCACCCCACCCAGTGTATGGCCGATATGCTCCACATCATCCACGAATTCGGCGGAGTGGAGAACTTAAAGGGCAAAAAACTGGCTATGACCTGGGCTTACTCCCCATCTTACGGCAAACCACTCTCCGTTCCCCAGGGTGTGATCGGTCTGATGACGCGTTTTGGCATGGATGTGGTTCTGGCACATCCGGAGGGATATGAGGTAATGCCTGAGGTTGAGGAAGTGGCAAAGAAAAACGCTGAGAAGACCGGCGGCAGCTTCAAACGTACCAACAGCATGGAAGAAGCGTTCAAAGACGCTGATATCGTATATCCAAAAAGCTGGGCACCATTTGCAGCTATGGAAGAGAGAACTGATTTATACGGAAAGGGCGACTTTGACGGCATCAATAAATTAGAGAAAGAACTTCTGGCACAGAACGCGCAGCACAAAGACTGGGCCTGCACAGAGGAGCTTATGAAGACAACAAAAGACGGCAAAGCACTCTATCTGCACTGCTTGCCTGCTGATATCACTGGTCTGAGCTGTGAATCCGGTGAAGTGGACGCATCCGTATTCGACCGTTACCGCACACCCCTGTACAAGGAGGCCAGCTTCAAGCCATACATCATTGCTGCCATGATCATGCTCAGCAAATTTGATGACCCGGCAGAGATCCTGAAAAAGCTAGAAGAAAGAGAACAGCCGCGTAAATTCAAATAA
- a CDS encoding beta-galactosidase produces MNQTDKLQSLFPIGTKYSAYRDRTSRHWEYDFQNMKECGMDTVRVHATWGTIEPSEGEFDFSYYDAILETAVKHGLQAIFTLYLVCTPEWVYEKHPDSRYVSASGTVWTPHQQADAATGGWPGLCLDSEPHRKTIENFIRAFTEHYKGNTNITAFDVFHEPTEEPSQQYYQNEWRELVYCYCEHSKEKFRSWLKEKYGTLENLNDTWTRQYQNWAQVEPPRSVGIYTDWLDWKYFRSDAQADAMKFLSDTVKKYDENRCTVVHTAIYETGHPVVTSNDHYKLAGTTDMLGSSMYDFINPEITAFVCDLLRSAGGNGPYWIGETGTGAGPMYVFIGERSEDSFCFSIPITGAEIKRQTWGQIARGAKGILFWGWRPELSTVETISLGFTERNGEPTERCQALKEFHQVFEPYKEKIAKAMAPKSQAAILYNLDSIFTEGLISLGLSGSCMIRKQNRYYKDSLSLMGAYKLCMQNQIQPDFVSKEQVLSGELDKYQILLLPYSINLSSDMAKEIEKFVSNGGKVISDGLCGYFTDKAWGAEICPAGGLDQVFGLHVRSDYRTINEEDIILEGRRYEHTAKVIAEKLVLHENAEAVATLADGLPIMTKSAYGKGKTVYLGTLFFANAMWNYSADTNRLFKKALDMVGYHSQILIKGPREEQNIEVRILEQEEDKFVFVINHESEHTGVSLSLDLEWEAEVIDMVTKEQWQTGERLEKVWNLEPQEVKILYCSKK; encoded by the coding sequence ATGAATCAGACAGATAAGCTTCAGTCATTGTTTCCTATCGGCACGAAATATTCTGCTTACAGGGACAGAACCAGCAGACACTGGGAATATGATTTTCAGAATATGAAAGAGTGCGGTATGGATACCGTAAGAGTACATGCTACCTGGGGCACGATTGAGCCGTCAGAAGGGGAATTTGATTTTTCCTATTATGATGCGATCCTGGAAACGGCAGTGAAGCATGGACTGCAGGCGATTTTTACTTTGTACCTGGTATGTACTCCTGAGTGGGTATATGAAAAGCATCCGGACAGCCGCTATGTATCAGCATCCGGAACCGTGTGGACACCGCACCAGCAGGCAGATGCGGCAACAGGCGGATGGCCGGGCTTATGTCTGGACAGCGAGCCGCATAGGAAAACCATAGAAAACTTTATTCGGGCTTTCACAGAACATTATAAAGGCAACACGAATATCACAGCTTTTGATGTATTCCATGAACCGACAGAGGAACCGTCCCAGCAGTATTATCAAAATGAATGGAGAGAACTGGTATACTGTTACTGTGAACATTCAAAGGAGAAGTTTAGGTCATGGCTGAAAGAAAAGTACGGTACTTTGGAAAATCTGAATGATACCTGGACAAGACAGTATCAGAACTGGGCACAGGTAGAACCGCCTCGTTCTGTGGGAATTTATACGGATTGGCTGGACTGGAAATATTTCCGATCGGATGCCCAGGCAGATGCCATGAAATTTTTAAGTGATACCGTGAAAAAATATGATGAGAACAGATGCACTGTGGTCCATACTGCTATATACGAAACAGGGCATCCGGTAGTTACATCCAATGATCATTACAAGCTGGCCGGGACAACAGATATGCTGGGAAGCTCTATGTATGATTTTATCAACCCAGAAATCACTGCCTTTGTCTGTGATCTGCTGCGAAGTGCCGGCGGCAATGGGCCTTACTGGATCGGGGAGACGGGTACAGGGGCAGGTCCCATGTATGTCTTTATAGGGGAAAGATCAGAGGACAGCTTCTGCTTCTCCATCCCTATTACAGGAGCGGAGATCAAGCGCCAGACCTGGGGGCAGATTGCAAGAGGGGCAAAGGGTATTCTTTTTTGGGGGTGGAGGCCGGAGCTTTCCACTGTGGAGACCATTTCTCTTGGCTTTACGGAGAGAAACGGGGAACCGACCGAGAGATGCCAGGCGCTGAAAGAGTTTCATCAGGTTTTCGAGCCGTATAAGGAAAAAATCGCCAAGGCCATGGCACCCAAGAGCCAGGCAGCCATTCTCTATAATCTGGACAGTATTTTTACGGAGGGACTTATCTCCCTGGGGTTATCAGGAAGCTGTATGATCCGGAAGCAAAACAGATATTATAAGGATTCTCTCTCTTTGATGGGAGCCTATAAGCTCTGCATGCAGAATCAGATACAGCCGGATTTTGTGAGCAAAGAGCAGGTCCTTAGCGGGGAACTTGATAAATATCAGATTTTGCTGTTGCCCTATAGTATTAATCTGTCCTCAGACATGGCAAAGGAGATTGAAAAATTTGTAAGCAATGGGGGAAAAGTGATCAGCGACGGCTTGTGCGGATATTTTACAGATAAAGCATGGGGTGCAGAGATATGTCCTGCAGGCGGCCTGGACCAGGTGTTTGGTCTGCATGTGAGAAGCGATTACAGGACCATCAATGAGGAGGATATTATTCTGGAGGGCAGACGGTATGAGCATACTGCCAAGGTCATAGCAGAAAAACTGGTTCTCCATGAAAACGCAGAGGCAGTGGCCACACTTGCCGACGGGCTTCCTATTATGACAAAGAGCGCATACGGAAAAGGGAAGACTGTATATCTGGGAACTCTGTTTTTCGCAAATGCCATGTGGAATTATTCTGCGGATACGAACAGGCTTTTTAAGAAAGCGCTTGATATGGTGGGATATCATTCTCAGATACTCATAAAGGGACCGAGAGAGGAACAGAACATAGAAGTTCGTATTTTGGAGCAGGAAGAGGATAAATTTGTCTTTGTGATCAACCATGAGTCAGAGCATACAGGAGTTAGTCTCAGCCTGGACCTTGAATGGGAGGCAGAGGTGATTGATATGGTGACAAAAGAGCAGTGGCAGACAGGTGAGAGATTAGAGAAGGTTTGGAACCTGGAGCCGCAGGAGGTAAAGATTCTTTATTGTTCCAAAAAGTAA